In Amyelois transitella isolate CPQ chromosome 3, ilAmyTran1.1, whole genome shotgun sequence, a single genomic region encodes these proteins:
- the LOC106138151 gene encoding uncharacterized protein LOC106138151 — translation MDTSTSLLVSTSQKFKYSKEIICALDAIFVYPKLVIIEDNRTIRILDLIDIRDKDVDAIRNKPYDFDNDILDSTLSQNNIWVILKTGEIFVIDLNCGSCIKVFIENHQNLKFHQIESDGSNIFLVNEDGECFSVSLITEDFNENPDNSIETYKISVKRSNFRRTTLEALRQKPSIYGLDLYLSGSDILLRCPMTGLERILPTNKFFEHVVPWGNTAVLVDKSGMYIIDLEDAGILYEFGKNEGYYYPVGSYENIFYYILWDDKEVYLCTAWNSTTEPFESFHNTSCLNSTTSRLSSEEALKQQLQNLIEVTTLDVKPNEVIAQVGPLFEKIKDFHFLLKYAKKLCQINIAFKLLLYPLQVQIYSAGDQDLIYQISDLIIKVDLLEYIKFRGNSYYEDTNLYEQTFRELCILFIKKSDLDLASICWLKYTEMKLALTHNDIIDIIDSIPHNIKLGALIIWLKNFVPSLLDNNPFFIDLFVKWTMIRVFELEKSGYWPKIGLKFIEEITNVLESSLKTVTIRPISMDDLDILKDHINHIIELKEKYRINMLLAELSSLSPNEVALIMLHRCYTEDMELFLQNYLPPYTSRHFIDMDDTLRTFIESEAASSGGGVDGTRLKILLNSFRSTTTRLDCLLKVLKVLDVPWSDTVVDLAVVAAASATKDFTMSEADCTLAQEIQIELKYANVKVVLKKYNFPLSCTDYMIVLHKIVSAQVVNLQDLRIIINVMTLSKNYGHVLYIVRCLQDNDTTIALDYFNTLENNEKKLLLKAMMSKYEQVISLNLLDNVKIERNYLDFLKGTKMLNIVQISDLENIYHLKNSYNITLCINTIYKEDVCNNECTAWNPRDGYSTSTVTRLTQTNKPSHFTLLSLLRRSSTSHTVRNLIENLITHFTLEGYSNTGEFVLSIFKDGENSSLLLNSIDILVELASNCAEEHLHYLVNILCVMNALQNANIILKNLSVVWKFHYIFLPMSSHMGINNLIDFYANFSHRSICLSSLYTERCDFTPFNIIASILGIYTQTNNVTNMDFIMIKNKIVKKLLHKLVCSQEIDELLLTALLIILSKCEANDDSYWLLEILQGQTDSLSPAIMTYLTCPLIRRTFALDNIAPTNKMPYRPQYILKSKFNINLAEVVLPDSSEETWDVKVIAFYVLRQYPNTSFERLVELCRALDVSLNDGLSLQLISILTSWELKYKVMHDELNCQQIYYENDEKEITEKCLVIWNNISNKEFLKDILTDFWRNGEVTLHGRMISVNPYFYEVYLCIYRLLFGSSVELRNKKEYFLLNFLKTYRRSSTPKQYEYELFSVKGMFPEIGNYRLPFQLFMREDMWSNLKSEITLETYERWLLVVALLALDPDLQTSRDMICSNALKQTMTARKRSDSLDSAGKETEPWRLTTREEPLLRAAHRCVKHIANMEWAGACLFYVLQGCARGADQVAAAQLCYQFAQRWAALQPGNRAVKQMERLHATLSTRHALHKIDWACEEFVRLSTEPAQLIRAMYLHPEFVEKMNRHDVNRAANEIADKNAINISSIRIQILENLLDKTQEKKSKTFLGLDTKELMTAKYILKATCPKMGAIYLSRIAFDDESDHNKRKKLRALQCLMSVVDSDTAVKVTNKERGEWWTSLLELICIVNLENIDMPWVVATFVLDKMGALEQLLQSVGTNVDGLKIAAELARRYGNTKIICKLISLLLHAGLYEEIIPLLLKVSSPPNDILCTAWRAILLSPFQHADHPITEKQRAKCLNVINLLPICPVIKDEDLKEIWKHCVRCKCFGMGCLVLPYMTSEMRQSLIELQKIDKRNLIASLKNLQSETYLISGAMFVLENLPTKSYR, via the exons atggaTACATCTACAAGTTTACTGGTTTCTACGtcgcaaaaatttaaatattcaaaggAAATAATTTGTGCTTTGGATGCAATATTTGTTTACCCAAAATTGGTAATAATTGAAGACAATCGTACTATAAGAATTTTGGATTTAATTGATATACGTGATAAGGACGTTGATGCAATTAGAAATAAACCATATGATTTCGATAATGACATATTGGACAGTActttatcacaaaataatatctGGGTGATTTTAAAAACTGGTGAAATTTTCGTTATTGACCTAAACTGCGGGTCAtgcataaaagtatttatagaaaaccaccaaaatctaaaatttcatcaaattgaAAGTGACGGAAGTAATATATTTCTTGTGAATGAAGATGGAGAGTGTTTTTCGGTTTCCTTAATTACTGAAGACTTTAATGAAAATCCAGATAATTCTATTGAAACGTATAAAATTAGTGTCAAGAGATCAAATTTTCGTCGAACTACATTAGAGGCTCTCAGGCAAAAACCCTCTATTTATGGACTGGATTTATATCTATCAGGATCTGATATATTATTGAGGTGCCCTATGACTGGACTGGAAAGAATTTTGCCTACGAATAAGTTTTTTGAACATGTTGTGCCATGGGGTAATACTGCAGTGCTAGTGGACAAGTCAGGCATGTACATTATAGACTTGGAAGATGCTggaattttgtatgaatttgGAAAAAATGAAGGTTATTATTACCCTGTGGGcagttatgaaaatattttttattacatattatggGATGATAAAGAG gtTTATCTGTGTACTGCTTGGAATTCCACAACAGAACCATTTGAAAGTTTTCATAACACAAGCTGCCTTAATAGCACCACTTCGAGACTATCATCTGAGGAGGCCCTTAAACAACAAttgcaaaatttaattgaagttACTACTTTAGATGTAAAACCTAATGAGGTAATAGCTCAAGTTGGACCActttttgagaaaataaaagatttccaCTTTTTGTTAAAGTATGCCAAAAAACTTTGTCAAATCAATATTGCTTTTAAGTTGCTTTTATATCCACTTCAAGTACAAATTTACTCAGCAGGAGATCAAGATCTTATTTACCAAATAAGTGATCTCATTATAAAAGTAGATCTCTTAGAATACATTAAATTCAGAGGTAATAGCTATTATGAAGACACTAATTTGTATGAACAAACCTTTAGAgaactttgtattttgtttataaagaaATCAGACTTAGATTTAGCATCAATCTGTTGGTTGAAATATACTGAAATGAAACTTGCTCTTACACATAATgatataatagatattataGATTCTATACCCCATAACATTAAATTAGGTGCACTTATAATTTGgttaaaaaattttgttccATCACTTTTAGATAACAACCcgttttttattgatttgtttgttAAGTGGACTATGATAAGAGTTTTTGAATTAGAAAAGTCTGGATATTGGCCTAAAATaggattaaaatttatagaagaAATTACAAATGTTTTGGAGTCTTCATTAAAGACAGTGACCATTAGACCTATTTCTATGGATGATCTTGATATCCTAAAAGATCATATCAATCATATCATagaattgaaagaaaaatatagaattaacATGCTGTTAGCTGAATTAAGTTCCCTAAGCCCTAATGAGGTGGCACTTATAATGCTGCACAGGTGTTACACTGAAGACATGGAATTATTTCTTCAGAACTATTTGCCCCCGTATACATCAAGACATTTCATTGATATGGATGATACTCTACGTACATTTATAGAAAGTGAGGCTGCTTCTAGTGGTGGAGGTGTTGATGGCACCagattgaaaatattgttaaactcTTTTCGTTCAACCACCACAAGACTTGACTGTCTTCTCAAAGTTCTAAAGGTTCTTGATGTTCCATGGAGTGACACTGTTGTGGATTTGGCAGTAGTTGCTGCTGCTTCAGCTACCAAAGATTTTACAATGTCTGAAGCAGACTGTACTTTAGCTCAAGAAATACAAATAGAATTGAAGTATGCTAATGTTAAAGTAGTTCTGAAAAAGTACAATTTTCCTCTTTCATGTACCGATTATATGATTGTTCTTCATAAAATAGTAAGTGCACAAGTTGTCAACTTGCAAGATCttagaataattataaatgttatgacATTATCTAAAAATTATGGTCATGTTTTATACATTGTAAGATGTCTTCAAGATAATGACACTACAATTGCTTtggattattttaataccttGGAAAATAACGAAAAGAAACTTCTACTGAAAGCCATGATGTCAAAATATGAACaagtaataagtttaaatttattagataatgtgaaaattgagagaaattatttagattttttaaaaggaactaaaatgttaaatattgtTCAGATCAGTGatctagaaaatatatatcatcTTAAAAATTCTTACAACATCacattatgtataaataccATATATAAGGAAGATGTTTGCAATAATGAATGTACTGCATGGAATCCTAGAGATGGATATTCAACCAGCACTGTGACTAGACtcacacaaacaaataaacccAGTCATTTCACACTCCTATCTCTCTTACGTCGCTCATCCACAAGTCATACAGTacgaaatttaattgaaaatcttATAACCCATTTTACACTTGAAGGTTATTCAAATACTGGCGAGtttgttttatctattttcAAAGATGGCGAAAATTCTTCATTGCTATTAAATTCCATTGATATCTTAGTTGAGCTTGCCAGCAATTGTGCTGAAGAGCACCTACATTATTtggttaatattttatgtgtaatGAATGCATTACAGAATgcaaatattattcttaaaaatttgtCAGTAGTGTGGAAGTTTCACTATATTTTCCTACCTATGTCATCACATATGGgaatcaataatttaattgatttttatgcAAACTTTTCGCACCGAAGCATATGTTTATCATCTTTGTACACAGAAAGATGCGATTTCACAccatttaatataattgcaAGTATATTGGGTATTTATACTCAGACAAATAATGTGAcaaatatggattttataatgataaaaaataaaattgtaaaaaaacttttacataAACTTGTTTGTTCACAAGAAATTGATGAACTTTTATTAACAgcattacttataattttaagtaaatgtgAAGCAAACGATGACAGTTACTGGCTTTTAGAGATTCTGCAGGGCCAAACTGATTCTTTGTCCCCTGCAATTATGACATATCTCACATGCCCACTAATAAGACGTACCTTTGCTCTGGATAATATTGCTCCTACGAACAAAATGCCTTATCGTCCTCAGTACATTCtcaaatctaaatttaatattaatttagcaGAAGTCGTTCTCCCTGACAGTAGTGAAGAAACATGGGATGTTAAAGTTATtgcattttatgttttaagacAATATCCTAATACTTCTTTCGAAAGACTCGTAGAATTATGTCGTGCTTTAGATGTTTCATTAAATGACGGATTGTCTTTGCAACTAATATCAATATTGACATCATGggagttaaaatataaagtaatgcATGATGAACTTAACTgtcaacaaatttattatgaaaatgatgaaaaagaaataactgaAAAATGTTTGGTTATTTGGAATAACATAAGTAATAAGGAATTcttgaaagatattttaaCAGACTTTTGGAGAAATGGAGAAGTAACACTGCATGGCAGAATGATTTCCGTAAACCCGTATTTTTATGAagtttatttatgcatttatCGGTTACTATTTGGATCGTCAGTGGAACTGAGAAATAAGAAGGAATactttttactaaattttcTCAAAACTTATAGAAGAAGCAGTACCCCAAAGCAATATGAATATGAACTATTTTCTGTTAAAGGTATGTTTCCAGAAATCGGTAACTATCGACTTCCATTTCAACTGTTCATGCGGGAAGACATGTGGTCTAATTTGAAATCAGAAATTACTCTCGAAACTTATGAACGGTGGTTGCTTGTGGTTGCGCTGCTCGCGCTGGACCCTGATTTACAAACCTCACGAGATATGATTTGCAGCAATGCTTTAAAACAAACTATGACAGCGAGGAAACGATCAGACAGTCTCGATTCCGCTGGTAAAGAAACTGAGCCATGGCGATTGACAACTCGTGAGGAACCCTTACTACGGGCCGCCCATCGATGTGTTAAGCACATCGCTAACATGGAATGGGCAGGCGcatgtttgttttatgttttacaaGGATGCGCAAGAGGAGCCGATCAAGTAGCTGCAGCTCAATTGTGTTACCAATTTGCTCAACGTTGGGCTGCTCTTCAACCAGGAAATCGAGCTGTGAAACAAATGGAAAGACTTCATGCTACTTTATCTACACGCCACGCTTTACATAAAATTGATTGGGCTTGTGAAGAATTTGTTCGTCTTTCTACAGAGCCAGCTCAACTGATTCGTGCAATGTATCTACATCCCGAATTTGTAGAAAAAATGAATCGCCATGATGTTAATCGTGCTGCAAATGAAATAGCTGACAAAAATGCCATCAATATAAGTTCTATACGAATTCAAATATTAGAGAATCTTCTGGACAAGACACAAGAAAAGAAGTCTAAAACTTTCTTGGGTTTGGATACTAAAGAATTAATGACAGCAAAGTACATATTAAAGGCAACTTGTCCTAAAATGGGCGCCATCTATTTATCTCGAATAGCTTTTGATGATGAAAGTGATCACAATAAACGTAAAAAATTAAGAGCTCTGCAATGTTTGATGAGTGTTGTAGATTCCGATACTGCAGTGAAAGTTACCAATAAAGAGCGAGGAGAATGGTGGACTTCTCTTTTAGAGTTAATATGCATTGTCAATTTAGAAAACATTGATATGCCATGGGTAGTGGCTACTTTCGTTCTAGATAAAATGGGAGCTCTTGAACAATTACTGCAATCAGTGGGTACAAATGTAGATGGTCTTAAAATAGCAGCAGAACTTGCCCGCAGATATGGAAAcacaaagataatttgtaaacTTATTTCGCTTTTACTACATGCAGGTTTATATGAGGAAATAATTCCATTGCTCCTTAAAGTGTCATCCCCTCCAAATGATATATTATGTACTGCATGGCGTGCAATTCTGTTATCCCCATTTCAACATGCAGACCATCCAATTACAGAAAAACAAAGAGCAAAATGTCTTAATGTTATCAATTTATTGCCAATATGCCCTGTAATTAAAGATGAAGACTTAAAAGAGATATGGAAGCACTGTGTGCGTTGTAAATGTTTTGGTATGGGTTGCCTCGTATTACCTTATATGACTTCGGAAATGAGGCAATCATTAatagaattacaaaaaatagataaaagaaaTCTAATAGccagtttaaaaaatttacaatctgAAACATATCTTATTTCAGGAGCTATGTTTGTTTTGGAGAATTTACCTACTAAAAGTTACAGGTGA
- the LOC106138190 gene encoding ankyrin repeat domain-containing protein 49 translates to MSEDEDYDTFNVKNLQDIHDEIEKCKKNPKTAGMFVSGWDDAEQDIDVVKNPKANPIDHVLWAAENGDVDSLQELLTSQPSLVSARDSDGYSPLHRAAYGNHIAAISYLLSVGANVSATTELGWTPLHSACNWNNYKVVARLLASGANPHALSDGAQSPMHLAAAMSHSKSTLLVLMLREDTVDLAHKPNNSDETPEQLARGHGIYSPLFEMLLPAASFIHSQAFTYNPYVREQHNIE, encoded by the exons ATGTCAGAAGATGAAGATTATGAtacttttaatgttaaaaaccTCCAAGACATTCATgatgaaatagaaaaatgtaaaaagaaccCTAAAACGGCTGGAATGTTTGTGTCTGGTTGGGATGATGCTGAGCAAGATATCGATGTAGTTAAAAATCCTAAAG CCAATCCTATTGATCATGTTCTATGGGCAGCAGAAAATGGAGATGTTGATTCATTACAAGAACTATTAACATCACAACCAAGCCTTGTATCAGCTCGAGACTCTGATGGATATTCTCCTTTACATCGGGCTGCATATGGCAATCACATTGCTGCCATTTCGTATTTGTTAAGTGTTGGAGCAAATGTGAGTGCTACAACAGAACTTGGCTGGACACCTTTACATTCAGCATGTAATTGGAATAATTATAAGGTTGTAGCAAGGCTGTTAGCATCTGGAGCAAACCCCCATGCTCTTTCAGATGGtg CTCAATCTCCTATGCATTTAGCAGCAGCTATGAGTCATAGTAAATCAACCTTATTGGTTCTGATGCTTCGAGAAGACACTGTGGATTTAGCGCATAAACCTAACAACTCTGACGAGACTCCTGAACAATTAGCCAGGGGTCATGGAATCTACTCTCCTTTATTTGAAATGCTGTTACCAGCTgcatcatttattcattccCAAGCATTCACATATAATCCTTATGTTCGTGAGCAGCATAACATTGaataa
- the LOC106138163 gene encoding probable ATP-dependent RNA helicase Dbp73D, with amino-acid sequence MDLFVINRYQDSDDKTNVEEQETRNLEKLKKAIEERKKLNSQIKKINSPQQDRFIEAVDNELLLRSPVIKDEDKNLKETILPTDLNVSPKRQKTEKPEFKVLGGNDFEKKSKVHRILPYWLSHPYSISTNLQKLSSTVEDQTWLESNIKSALLGEGITHLFPVQEKVIPFILQQHTSRNPFWPHDICVSAPTGSGKTLAFVLPIIQILMNDIGHHIKALVVLPVQELAIQVAKVFKKYTMRTKLKVALLSGSAPLYQEQQQIVRHSESLGWMSEVDIVVCTAGRLVEHIQNTDGFSLKHLKFLVIDEADRIMDHIQNDWLYHMDRHIKLENELMTGKMPILSCHNLNEQKAPPHKLLFSATLSQDPEKLEQWGLFQPKLFSAVAVNDIENEDTIRKYTTPEELTEQYVLCNSEDKPIVLSYFLIEQKWDRVLCFTNSSQTAHRLAVLLNIWGNSQLKVAELSASLDRSTRETVLKKFTQSDINVLIGTDALARGIDIPDCNYVISYDPPRNIKTYIHRVGRTGRAGRLGNAVTILLQNQMASFTELMKCGGKENVSQIEIPTETIKNMSETYQQAITQTKNQINEEKYSKVQKSIKVKRGFKPQKRKL; translated from the exons ATGGATTTATTTGTCATTAACAG ATACCAAGATTCTGatgataaaacaaatgtaGAAGAGCAAGAAACTAGAAATTTAGAAAAACTCAAGAAAGCTATAGAGGAACGAAAGAAATTGAATtctcagataaaaaaaataaactctcCCCAGCAGGACAGATTTATTGAAGCAGTTGATAATGAACTTTTATTAAGGAGTCCAGTAATCAAGGATGAAGACAAAAATCTAAAAGAGACAATACTCCCCACAGATTTAAATGTATCTCCAAAAAGACAGAAAACAGAAAAACCTGAGTTTAAAGTCCTTGGTGGTAATGATTTTGAGAAAAAATCTAAG gTGCACAGAATTCTTCCCTATTGGTTATCTCATCCTTATAGCATCTCTACAAACTTACAAAAGTTGTCTAGCACTGTAGAAGATCAAACTTGGTTAGAATCCAATATAAAATCTGCGCTCTTGGGTGAAGGAATCACTCATCTGTTTCCTGTACAAGAGAAAGTTATACCTTTCATACTGCAACAGCACACATCAAGGAATCCATTTTGGCCACATGATATTTGTGTTTCCGCCCCCACAGGCAGTGGAAAGACATTGGCATTTGTATTGCCTATAATACAG ATTTTAATGAATGATATTGGTCATCATATAAAAGCCTTGGTAGTTTTACCAGTACAAGAGTTGGCAATACAAGTAGcaaaagttttcaaaaaatacaCCATGAGGACTAAACTAAAAGTTGCATTGCTCAGTGGATCGGCTCCACTCTATCAAGAACAACAACAAATAGTTCGACACT CTGAATCTTTAGGCTGGATGAGTGAAGTAGATATAGTTGTATGTACTGCTGGGAGATTAGTTGAACATATTCAAAACACAGATGGGTTCTCATTGAAACATCTAAAATTCCTTGTTATTGATGAAGCCGACAGAATCATGGATCATATTCAGAATGACTGGCTGTATCACATGGACCGACACATCAAGTTagaaaatgaattaatgacTGGTAAAATGCCAATACTGAGTTGCCATAATCTTAATGAACAAAAGGCACCACCACACAAGTTACTCTTTTCAGCCACATTATCTCAGGATCCAGAAAAATTAGAACAATGGGGTCTTTTCCAACCTAAATTGTTTTCTGCTGTAGCTGTTAATGATATTGAAAATGAGGACACTATCAGAAAGTATACCACTCCAGAAGAATTAACTGAACAGTATGTTCTATGTAATTCTGAAGATAAACCTATTGTACTtagttattttcttattgaGCAGAAATGGGACAGAGTACTATGCTTCACAAATTCATCTCAAACTGCTCACAGACTCGCAGTTCTTCTTAATATATGGGGAAATAGTCAGCTGAAAGTAGCAGAACTTTCTGCTTCATTAGATCGATCGACAAGAGAAACTGTGttgaaaaaatttactcagTCTGATATTAATGT aCTTATAGGTACCGATGCTTTAGCAAGAGGAATTGATATACCAGAttgtaattatgttatttcatATGACCCTCCAAGAAAcattaagacatacatacatagagtgGGTCGTACAGGGCGCGCAGGCCGGCTCGGAAATGCTGTTACTATTTTGCTTCAAAACCAAATGGCCTCTTTTacg GAACTCATGAAATGTGGCGGAAAAGAGAATGTGTCGCAAATAGAAATCCCAACAGAAACTATCAAAAACATGTCCGAAACATATCAACAAGCTATAACccaaacaaaaaatcaaataaatgaagaaaagTATAGTAAAGTTCAAAAATCTATCAAAGTGAAGAGAGGATTTAAACCCcagaaaagaaaattgtga